One genomic segment of Rhinopithecus roxellana isolate Shanxi Qingling chromosome 6, ASM756505v1, whole genome shotgun sequence includes these proteins:
- the THAP5 gene encoding THAP domain-containing protein 5 isoform X1, producing MPAQAQWLERSGSVAQPQLRRASLRPSPTRVSRGVTRMMPRYCAAICCKNRRGRNNKDRKLSFYPFPLHDKERLEKWLKNMKRDSWVPSKYQFLCSDHFTPDSLDIRWGIRYLKQTAVPTIFTLPEDNQGKDLSKKKSQKKNLEDEREVCPKAKSEESFVLNETKKNIVNTNVPPQHPELLHSSSLVKPPAPKTGSIQNNMLTLNLVKQHTGKPESTLETSVYQDTGIGGFHTCFEDLNSTTITLTTSNSESIHQSLETQDVLEVTTNHLANPNFTSNSMEIKSAQENPFLFSTINQTVEELNTSKESVIAIFVPAENSKPSVNSFISTQKETMEMEDIDIEDSLYKDVDYGTEVLQIEHSYCRQDINKEHLWQKVSKLHSKITLLELKEQQTLGRLKSLEALVRQLKQENWLSEENVKIIENHFTTYEVTMI from the exons ATGCCAgcgcaggcgcagtggctcgagAGGTCTGGATCTGTGGCGCAGCCTCAGTTGAGGAGGGCTTCCCTGCGCCCGTCGCCGACCCGGGTTTCCCGGGGCGTCACCCGAATGATGCCCCGCTATTGCGCAGCGATTTGTTGTAAGAACCGCCGGGGACGAAACAATAAAGACCGGAAGCTGAGTTTTTATCC attTCCTCTACACGACAAAGAAAGACTGGAAAAGTGGTTAAAGAATATGAAGCGAGATTCATGGGTTCCCAGTAAATACCAGTTTCTATGTAGTGACCATTTTACTCCTGACTCTCTTGACATCAGATGGGGTATTCGATATTTAAAACAAACTGCAGTTCCAACAATATTTACTTTGCCTGAAGATAATCAG ggAAAGgacctttctaaaaaaaaatcccagaagaaaaaCTTGGAAGATGAGAGAGAAGTGTGCCCAAAAGCCAAGTCAGAAGAATCATTTGTATtaaatgagacaaagaaaaatatagttaACACAAATGTGCCCCCTCAACATCCAGAATTACTTCATTCATCTTCCTTGGTAAAGCCACCAGCTCCTAAAACAGGAAGTATACAAAATAACATGTTAACTCTTAATCTAGTTAAACAACATACTGGGAAACCAGAATCTACCTTGGAAACATCAGTTTACCAAGATACAGGTATAGGTGGTTTTCACACATGTTTTGAGGATCTGAATTCTACAACCATTACTTTGACAACTTCAAATTCAGAAAGTATTCATCAATCTTTGGAAACCCAAGACGTTCTTGAAGTAACTACCAATCATCTTGCTAATCCAAACTTCACAAGTAATTCCATGGAAATAAAGTCAGCACAGGAAAATCCATTCTTATTCAGCACAATTAATCAAACAGTTGAAGAATTAAATACAAGTAAAGAATCTGTTATTGCCATTTTTGTACCTGCAGAAAATTCTAAACCTTCAGTTAATTCTTTTATATCTACCCAAAAAGAAACTATGGAAATGGAAGACATAGACATCGAAGACTCCTTGTATAAGGATGTAGACTATGGGACAGAAGTTTTACAAATCGAACATTCTTACTGCAGACAAGATATAAATAAGGAACATCTTTGGCAGAAAGTCTCTAAGCTACATTCAAAGATAACTCTTCTAGAGTTAAAAGAGCAACAAACTCTAGGTAGACTGAAGTCTTTggaagctcttgtaaggcagttaAAGCAGGAAAACTGGCTATCTGAAGAAAATGTCAAGATTATAGAAAACCATTTTACAACATATGAAGTCACTATGATATAG
- the DNAJB9 gene encoding dnaJ homolog subfamily B member 9, producing MATPQSLFIFAICILMITELILASKSYYDILGVPKSASERQIKKAFHKLAMKYHPDKNKSPDAEAKFREIAEAYETLSDVNRRKEYDTLGHTAFTNGKGQRGSGSSFEQSFNFNFDDLFKDFGFFGQNQNTRSKKHFENHFQTRQDGSSRQRHHFQEFSFGAGLFDDMFEDMEKMFSFSGFDSTNRHTVQTENRFHGSSKHCRTVTQRRGNMVTTYTDCSGQ from the exons ATGGCTACTCCCCAGTCACTTTTCATCTTtgcaatctgcattttaatgatAACAGAATTAATTCTGGCCTCAAAAAGCTACTATGATATCTTAGGTGTGCCAAAATCGGCATCAGAGCGCCAAATCAAGAAGGCCTTTCACAAGTTGGCCATGAAGTACCACCCTGACAAAAATAAGAGCCCGGATGCTGAAGCAAAATTCAGAGAGATTGCAGAAG CATATGAGACACTCTCAGATGTTAATAGACGAAAAGAGTATGATACACTTGGACACACTGCTTTTACTAATGGTAAAGGACAAAGAGGTAGTGGAAGTTCTTTTGAGCAGTCGTTTAACTTCAATTTTGATGACTTATTTAAAGACTTCGGCTTTTTTGGTCAAAACCAAAACACTCGATCCAAGAagcattttgaaaatcatttccAGACACGCCAGGATGGTTCCAGTAGACAAAGGCATCATTTCCAAGAGTTTTCTTTTGGAGCTGGATTATTTGATGACATGTTtgaagatatggagaaaatgttttcttttagtggttTTGACTCTACCAATCGGCATACAGTACAGACTGAAAATAGATTTCATGGATCTAGCAAGCACTGCAGGACTGTCACTCAACGAAGAGGAAATATGGTTACCACATACACTGACTGTTCAGGAcagtag
- the THAP5 gene encoding THAP domain-containing protein 5 isoform X3: protein MLTLNLVKQHTGKPESTLETSVYQDTGIGGFHTCFEDLNSTTITLTTSNSESIHQSLETQDVLEVTTNHLANPNFTSNSMEIKSAQENPFLFSTINQTVEELNTSKESVIAIFVPAENSKPSVNSFISTQKETMEMEDIDIEDSLYKDVDYGTEVLQIEHSYCRQDINKEHLWQKVSKLHSKITLLELKEQQTLGRLKSLEALVRQLKQENWLSEENVKIIENHFTTYEVTMI, encoded by the coding sequence ATGTTAACTCTTAATCTAGTTAAACAACATACTGGGAAACCAGAATCTACCTTGGAAACATCAGTTTACCAAGATACAGGTATAGGTGGTTTTCACACATGTTTTGAGGATCTGAATTCTACAACCATTACTTTGACAACTTCAAATTCAGAAAGTATTCATCAATCTTTGGAAACCCAAGACGTTCTTGAAGTAACTACCAATCATCTTGCTAATCCAAACTTCACAAGTAATTCCATGGAAATAAAGTCAGCACAGGAAAATCCATTCTTATTCAGCACAATTAATCAAACAGTTGAAGAATTAAATACAAGTAAAGAATCTGTTATTGCCATTTTTGTACCTGCAGAAAATTCTAAACCTTCAGTTAATTCTTTTATATCTACCCAAAAAGAAACTATGGAAATGGAAGACATAGACATCGAAGACTCCTTGTATAAGGATGTAGACTATGGGACAGAAGTTTTACAAATCGAACATTCTTACTGCAGACAAGATATAAATAAGGAACATCTTTGGCAGAAAGTCTCTAAGCTACATTCAAAGATAACTCTTCTAGAGTTAAAAGAGCAACAAACTCTAGGTAGACTGAAGTCTTTggaagctcttgtaaggcagttaAAGCAGGAAAACTGGCTATCTGAAGAAAATGTCAAGATTATAGAAAACCATTTTACAACATATGAAGTCACTATGATATAG
- the THAP5 gene encoding THAP domain-containing protein 5 isoform X2, with product MKRDSWVPSKYQFLCSDHFTPDSLDIRWGIRYLKQTAVPTIFTLPEDNQGKDLSKKKSQKKNLEDEREVCPKAKSEESFVLNETKKNIVNTNVPPQHPELLHSSSLVKPPAPKTGSIQNNMLTLNLVKQHTGKPESTLETSVYQDTGIGGFHTCFEDLNSTTITLTTSNSESIHQSLETQDVLEVTTNHLANPNFTSNSMEIKSAQENPFLFSTINQTVEELNTSKESVIAIFVPAENSKPSVNSFISTQKETMEMEDIDIEDSLYKDVDYGTEVLQIEHSYCRQDINKEHLWQKVSKLHSKITLLELKEQQTLGRLKSLEALVRQLKQENWLSEENVKIIENHFTTYEVTMI from the exons ATGAAGCGAGATTCATGGGTTCCCAGTAAATACCAGTTTCTATGTAGTGACCATTTTACTCCTGACTCTCTTGACATCAGATGGGGTATTCGATATTTAAAACAAACTGCAGTTCCAACAATATTTACTTTGCCTGAAGATAATCAG ggAAAGgacctttctaaaaaaaaatcccagaagaaaaaCTTGGAAGATGAGAGAGAAGTGTGCCCAAAAGCCAAGTCAGAAGAATCATTTGTATtaaatgagacaaagaaaaatatagttaACACAAATGTGCCCCCTCAACATCCAGAATTACTTCATTCATCTTCCTTGGTAAAGCCACCAGCTCCTAAAACAGGAAGTATACAAAATAACATGTTAACTCTTAATCTAGTTAAACAACATACTGGGAAACCAGAATCTACCTTGGAAACATCAGTTTACCAAGATACAGGTATAGGTGGTTTTCACACATGTTTTGAGGATCTGAATTCTACAACCATTACTTTGACAACTTCAAATTCAGAAAGTATTCATCAATCTTTGGAAACCCAAGACGTTCTTGAAGTAACTACCAATCATCTTGCTAATCCAAACTTCACAAGTAATTCCATGGAAATAAAGTCAGCACAGGAAAATCCATTCTTATTCAGCACAATTAATCAAACAGTTGAAGAATTAAATACAAGTAAAGAATCTGTTATTGCCATTTTTGTACCTGCAGAAAATTCTAAACCTTCAGTTAATTCTTTTATATCTACCCAAAAAGAAACTATGGAAATGGAAGACATAGACATCGAAGACTCCTTGTATAAGGATGTAGACTATGGGACAGAAGTTTTACAAATCGAACATTCTTACTGCAGACAAGATATAAATAAGGAACATCTTTGGCAGAAAGTCTCTAAGCTACATTCAAAGATAACTCTTCTAGAGTTAAAAGAGCAACAAACTCTAGGTAGACTGAAGTCTTTggaagctcttgtaaggcagttaAAGCAGGAAAACTGGCTATCTGAAGAAAATGTCAAGATTATAGAAAACCATTTTACAACATATGAAGTCACTATGATATAG